A DNA window from Setaria viridis chromosome 2, Setaria_viridis_v4.0, whole genome shotgun sequence contains the following coding sequences:
- the LOC117841976 gene encoding beta-amylase: MAGNLLANYVQVYVMLPLDIITVDNTFEKADETRAQLKKLTEAGVDGVMIDVWWGLVERKAPGVYDWSAYKQVFKLVQEAGLKLQAIMSCHQCGGNVGDVVNIPIPQWVRDIGEANPDIFYTNRRGTRNIEYLTLGVDDQPIFQGRTAIQLYADYMKSFRENMAEFLDAGVIVDIEVGLGPAGEMRYPSYPQSQGWVFPGIGEFICYDKYLEADFKAAAAEAGHPEWELPDDAGEYNDTPENTQFFAENGTYQTEKGKFFLTWYSNKLIKHGDNILDEANKVFLGCTVQLAIKISGIHWWYRVPNHAAELTAGYYNLDDRDGYRTIAHMLTRHYACMNFTCAEMRDNEQSSEAKSAPEELVQQVLSAGWREGRNVACENALGRYDATAYNTILRNARPQGINKNGPPEHKLYGFTYLRVSDELLQGQNYTTFKTFVRRMHANLDYNPQVDPVPPLKRSKPEIPIEEILEVAQPRLEPFPFNKNTDLPV; the protein is encoded by the exons ATGGCGGGGAACCTCCTAGCTAACTATGTCCAGGTCTACGTCATGCTCCCG CTGGATATCATCACCGTCGACAACACGTTCGAGAAGGCCGACGAGACGAGGGCGCAGCTGAAGAAGCtgacggaggcgggcgtcgaCGGGGTCATGATCGACGTCTGGTGGGGGCTGGTGGAACGGAAGGCGCCCGGGGTCTACGACTGGAGCGCCTACAAGCAGGTGTTCAAACTGGTGCAGGAGGCCGGGCTGAAGCTGCAGGCCATCATGTCGTGCCACCAGTGCGGCGGCAACGTCGGTGACGTCGTCAACATCCCGATCCCGCAGTGGGTGCGGGACATCGGCGAGGCCAACCCCGACATCTTCTACACCAACCGGAGGGGGACGAGGAACATTGAGTATCTCACTCTTGGAGTGGACGATCAGCCTATCTTCCAGGGGAGAACTGCAATTCAG TTGTATGCTGATTACATGAAGAGCTTCAGGGAGAACATGGCAGAGTTCCTGGATGCTGGTGTCATCGTGGACATTGAGGTTGGACTTGGCCCTGCTGGAGAGATGAGGTACCCCTCCTATCCACAGAGCCAGGGATGGGTGTTCCCAGGAATCGGAGAGTTCATA TGCTATGATAAGTACCTGGAAGCAGACttcaaagcagcagcagcagaggctgGGCATCCTGAGTGGGAATTGCCAGATGATGCTGGGGAGTACAATGACACTCCCGAGAACACCCAGTTCTTTGCAGAAAATGGAACATACCAGACCGAGAAGGGAAAGTTCTTCCTCACATGGTACTCCAACAAACTGATCAAGCACGGTGACAATATCTTGGATGAAGCAAACAAGGTCTTCCTGGGATGCACAGTGCAGCTGGCAATCAAA ATCTCTGGCATACACTGGTGGTATAGAGTTCCCAATCACGCAGCTGAGCTCACTGCCGGATACTACAACTTAGATGACAGAGATGGCTACAGAACCATAGCACACATGCTCACAAGGCACTATGCTTGCATGAACTTCACTTGTGCAGAGATGAGGGACAATGAGCAGAGCTCAGAGGCAAAGAGCGCACCTGAGGAACTGGTTCAGCAG GTGCTGAGTGCTGGGTGGAGAGAGGGCCGAAATGTTGCGTGTGAAAATGCACTTGGTCGGTATGATGCAACAGCTTACAACACCATCCTCAGGAATGCAAGGCCGCAAGGCATCAACAAGAATGGCCCTCCTGAGCACAAGCTGTATGGGTTCACCTACCTCCGAGTATCAGATGAGCTGCTGCAGGGACAAAACTACACCACTTTCAAAACTTTTGTCAGGAGAATGCATGCTAACCTG GATTATAACCCACAGGTTGATCCAGTTCCACCTTTGAAAAGATCAAAACCAGagataccaattgaagaaatCCTAGAAGTAGCACAGCCAAGATTGGAGCCATTTCCCTTCAACAAGAACACGGACCTACCCGTTTAA
- the LOC140221727 gene encoding oxygen-evolving enhancer protein 3-1, chloroplastic, which produces MAQAMASMTGLSQGVLPSRRAASRARTAVVRASADGEAGRRAVLGLVATGIVGSVFSQAAHAEAVKTIKIGPPPPPSGGLPGTLNSDQARDFDLALKERFYLQPLPPAEAAARAKSSAQDILNLKPLIDKKAWPYVMNDLRLRASYLRYDLNTVIASKPKDEKKSLKELTGKLFSTIDDLDHAAKIKSTPEAEKSFAATKSALDDVFAKLG; this is translated from the exons ATGGCACAAGCCATGGCGTCCATGACCGGCCTCTCGCAGGGCGTGCTGCCCAGCAGGCGCGCCGCCAGCAGGGCTAGGACGGCCGTCGTCAGGGCGtccgccgacggcgaggccggccgccgcgccgtgctCGGGCTGGTGGCCACCGGCATCGTCGGCAGCGTCTTCTCCCAGGCGGCGCACGCCGAGGCCGTCAAGACCATCAAGATcggccccccgccgccgccctccggtGGACTTC CCGGGACCTTGAACTCTGACCAGGCCAGGGACTTCGACCTCGCCTTGAAGGAGCGGTTCTACctgcagccgctgccgccggcggaaGCCGCGGCGAGGGCCAAGTCGTCGGCGCAGGACATCCTCAACCTCAAGCCGCTCATCGACAAGAAGGCGTGGCCGTACGTCATGAACGACCTCCGCCTCCGAGCCTCCTACCTGCGCTACGACCTCAACACCGTCATCGCCTCCAAAcccaaggatgagaagaagagcCTCAAGGAGCTCACCGGCAAGCTCTTCAGCACCATCGACGAT CTTGACCATGCGGCAAAGATCAAGAGCACCCCGGAGGCTGAGAAATCCTTCGCGGCGACCAAATCCGCGCTCGATGATGTTTTCGCCAAGCTAGGCTAG
- the LOC117845335 gene encoding formin-like protein 11 isoform X1, protein MRCCRREWLLSLCLISIQLLAPPVFEGLLVGAQGLSPPALTPPLVKQVDEMVEHVWLTCGLDRGSLEDVRKHFNYNHVFDILRMVSGKDTKDNSEDNSKALSPEIKNTLLNCLSKQPLVIAAQESAKNLPIDYIKMLLASLRRDVAQGPPGAAATPAPPEAVKTTPSPSLGEPSSPIPDQKQDPSSETSPKEKTVPPTKISVAKKEDSSGMPTTAIVGLTVSAIALLALLCLCCCMYRANKAFSSNVRDDKPLLGLNHSDSSAASHKFSEGNPIDINKLGALPVKSEAVQNGNVKLSSSEVPNTDVHPAVYSSLTETMASSTGSAPVSKPSPPPVMPPAASTPPKAPSSTPQAPAPPSKPAPVLHAESSPLPSPKTAPPPKNAPPPNTAPPPSAAPPPKAAPPPPLPKSTGPAGPPPPAMPSSSKTRPPPPMKKSGKVDDGADFHEAKTKLKPFFWDKVTANANQSMVWDHIKSGSFQFNEDMIETLFGYNSADKTGSDGKKDLSSKDVPQFVRILDPKKAQNLAISLRALSVSPVEVCSAVKEGNELPSDLIDTLLKWIPSNDEELRLRLYTGELTQLGPAEQFLKAIIDIPYVFQRLDALLFMSNLPEEASNVKQSFATLEVACQELTKSRLFLKLLEAVLKTGNRMNVGTFRGGAQAFKLDTLLKLSDVKGTDGKTTLLHFVVQEIIRSEGVRATRAAKEQSTSVSSMDTNDVTDGNDQQTEDDYKQLGLKVVSNLGDELQNVRKAAILDADQLAMSVASLGHKLVKTKEFLNTGMKSLDEDSGFHHKLKHFTEQSQTDVTFLLEEEKKIRSMVRSTVDYFHGSTGKDEGLRLFVVVRDFLTMLDKVCKEVKEASKVAPKKTKTHQPSQSSFNDPRRNLFPAIQDRRADSSSSISDEDD, encoded by the exons ATGAGGTGCTGCAGGAGGGAATGGCTCCTATCCTTGTGCCTCATCTCTATTCAGCTCCTCGCGCCACCGGTATTCGAGGGATTACTCGTTGGCGCACAGGGCTTGTCGCCGCCGGCCTTGACACCACCCCTTGTCAAACAAGTAGATGAAATG GTGGAACATGTATGGCTCACATGTGGCCTAGACAGGGGATCTCTTGAAGACGTTAGAAAACATTTCAATTATAACCATGTATTTGACATTCTCCGTATGGTCTCTGGAAAAGATACCAAGGACAACTCTGAAGACAACAGCAAAGCATTGTCTCCAGAAATTAAGAACACTTTGCTGAACTGCTTAAGCAAGCAGCCACTTGTCATTGCTGCACAGGAGAGCGCAAAAAACTTGCCTATTGATTATATCAAAATGCTTCTTGCCTCACTAAGAAGAGATGTGGCTCAGGGACCTCCAGGTGCAGCGGCAACTCCTGCTCCACCAGAAGCTGTGAAAACAACTCCATCACCTTCTCTAGGGGAACCTTCCTCACCAATACCAGACCAAAAACAAGATCCTTCGTCGGAAACATCACCTAAAGAAAAGACAGTGCCTCCAACAAAAATTTCAGTGGCCAAAAAGGAGGACAGTAGTGGCATGCCAACCACAGCTATCGTTGGTCTGACTGTGTCTGCTATAGCGTTGCTAGCTCTTCTCTGCTTATGCTGCTGTATGTACCGTGCAAACAAGGCCTTTTCATCCAATGTAAGGGATGATAAACCGCTTCTGGGTCTGAACCACAGTGATTCATCTG CTGCTTCTCATAAGTTTTCGGAAGGAAATCCAATTGATATCAACAAGCTGGGAGCACTGCCAGTGAAGTCAGAGGCTGTCCAAAATGGCAATGTCAAACTAAGCTCATCTGAAGTCCCTAACACCGATGTTCACCCAGCAGTCTACAGCAGTTTGACTGAGACAATGGCTTCTTCTACTGGTTCTGCCCCAGTATCGAAGCCATCACCTCCACCAGTTATGCCACCTGCAGCCTCTACACCTCCAAAGGCTCCTTCATCAACTCCTCAAGCACCTGCACCACCTTCAAAACCTGCTCCAGTTCTTCATGCAGAATCCTCACCACTACCTTCTCCAAAAACTGCACCTCCACCAAAAAATGCACCTCCGCCAAACACTGCACCTCCGCCGAGCGCTGCACCTCCACCAAAAGCTGCACCTCCACCGCCACTGCCAAAATCTACTGGCCCAGCTGGCCCACCACCTCCAGCAATGCCTAGTTCGTCAAAAACACGTCCACCGCCACCCATGAAGAAGTCAGGCAAGGTGGATGATGGTGCAGATTTTCATGAAgctaaaacaaaactcaagccCTTCTTTTGGGATAAAGTAACAGCAAATGCTAATCAATCCATGGTGTGGGATCACATAAAATCTGGATCATTCCA GTTCAATGAGGATATGATTGAAACCCTTTTTGGTTATAACTCTGCGGACAAAACAGGCAGCGATGGCAAAAAAGATTTATCATCAAAGGATGTTCCTCAGTTTGTGAGGATACTTGACCCTAAAAAGGCACAGAATCTGGCAATATCGTTGAGGGCTCTGAGTGTCTCACCTGTGGAAGTATGTAGTGCAGTTAAGGAAG GGAATGAACTTCCATCAGACTTGATAGACACCCTACTAAAGTGGATCCCAAGTAACGATGAGGAGCTTAGGCTTCGACTATACACTGGGGAACTCACTCAACTTGGTCCTGCGGAGCAATTCCTAAAAGCAATTATTGACATTCCATATGTTTTCCAACGCCTGGATGCATTACTTTTCATGTCCAATCTTCCAGAGGAAGCTTCAAATGTGAAGCAATCTTTTGCTACTTTAGAG GTAGCTTGCCAAGAGCTTACAAAGAGCCGCCTTTTTTTGAAGCTACTGGAAGCGGTCCTTAAGACAGGAAATCGGATGAATGTTGGCACTTTCCGTGGAGGAGCTCAGGCTTTTAAACTTGACACGCTCCTTAAGCTTTCTGATGTCAAAGGAACTGATGGGAAGACAACACTGTTGCATTTTGTTGTTCAAGAAATCATTCGTTCTGAAGGGGTTCGTGCTACACGGGCTGCAAAAGAGCAGAGCACCAGTGTATCAAGTATGGACACCAATGATGTTACTGATGGCAATGATCAGCAAACTGAAGATGATTACAAACAACTTGGACTGAAAGTGGTGTCCAATTTAGGTGATGAACTCCAAAATGTCAGGAAGGCAGCAATCCTAGATGCAGATCAATTGGCTATGTCGGTAGCAAGCCTTGGCCACAAGCTTGTCAAAACCAAAGAATTCCTGAACACGGGCATGAAAAGTTTGGATGAAGACAGCGGGTTTCACCACAAGCTTAAGCATTTCACTGAGCAGTCTCAGACTGATGTTACTTTCTTGCtagaggaagagaagaaaatacGGTCAATGGTCCGAAGCACAGTTGATTATTTTCACGGGAGTACAGGGAAGGACGAAGGCCTACGGTTATTTGTGGTGGTGCGAGATTTCCTCACAATGCTGGACAAGGTATGCAAAGAGGTGAAAGAAGCATCAAAAGTAGCTCCAAAGAAAACGAAGACCCATCAGCCATCCCAATCATCTTTCAATGATCCAAGGCGCAACCTATTCCCTGCAATTCAAGACCGGAGGGCAGACAGCTCAAGCTCAATTTCTGATGAGGACGACTAG
- the LOC117841975 gene encoding uncharacterized protein has product MSFRAQEMYKKVVRRVGAEGKLPAELMKSVKDMLPDSKVVMGRAKRGIFAGRHIQFGNKVSEDGGNKSRRTWKPNVQDKRLFSYIHDRHIRVKVTTHALRCIDKAGGIDEYLLKTPYNKMDTEMGIVWKAKIEKMYSEMAEMEVGFFPPEEEAKIEQGFDEVRAAKRDFRREARRALAKQRQLEVGKDQTTEVTDTKEEVSDAAAKV; this is encoded by the exons ATGTCGTTCCGTGCGCAGGAGATGTACAAGAAGGTGGTGCGGCGCGTGGGCGCCGAGGGGAAGCTGCCGGCGGAGCTGATGAAGTCGGTGAAGGACATGCTCCCCGACAGCAAGGTCGTCATGGGACGGGCCAAGCGCGGAATCTTCGCCGGCCGCCACATCCAGTTCGGGAACAAGGTCTCCGAGGACGGCGGCAACAA ATCAAGGCGAACATGGAAGCCAAATGTTCAGGACAAGCGTCTTTTCAGCTATATTCATGATCGTCACATTAGAGTCAAGGTTACCACACATGCACTTCGGTGCATTGACAAAGCTGGTGGTATAGATGAATACCTCCTGAAGACACCTTACAACAAAATGGATACTGAGATGGGGATAGTGTGGAAAGCAAAGATTGAAAAGATGTATTCAGAAATGGCTGAAATGGAAGTAGGCTTCTTCCCTCCTGAGGAAGAGGCTAAGATTGAACAGGGCTTTGACGAGGTTCGTGCTGCCAAGAGAGACTTCCGTAGGGAGGCAAGGAGAGCTTTGGCAAAGCAAAGGCAGTTAGAAGTAGGTAAAGATCAAACAACTGAAGTCACAGACACAAAGGAAGAGGTATCTGACGCTGCTGCTAAAGTCTGA
- the LOC140221951 gene encoding uncharacterized protein: protein MDLLDGFEELCKEDRIWVFFKRLLNEWKQEVDRMPELEKQTAKGKATVLPDDIREALLVIVECCMKRDYLAAVEQHIKLSIGNAPWPTGVTMVGMHDKL, encoded by the exons ATGGATCTACTCGACGGCTTCGAGGAGCTTTGCAAGGAGGACCGGATCTGGGTGTTCTTCAAGAGGCTGCTCAACGAGTGGAAACAGGAGGTGGATCGCATGCCGGAGCTGGAGAAGCAGACGGCAAAGGGGAAGGCGACG GTTCTCCCTGATGACATCCGTGAAGCATTGCTCGTCATCGTTGAATGCTGCATGAAGCGTGACTATTTAGCAGCGGTGGAGCAGCACATCAAGCTGAGCATCGGTAATGCGCCATGGCCTACGGGAGTCACCATGGTTGGCATGCATGACAAGTTGTAG
- the LOC117845335 gene encoding formin-like protein 11 isoform X2: MRCCRREWLLSLCLISIQLLAPPVFEGLLVGAQGLSPPALTPPLVKQVDEMVEHVWLTCGLDRGSLEDVRKHFNYNHVFDILRMVSGKDTKDNSEDNSKALSPEIKNTLLNCLSKQPLVIAAQESAKNLPIDYIKMLLASLRRDVAQGPPGAAATPAPPEAVKTTPSPSLGEPSSPIPDQKQDPSSETSPKEKTVPPTKISVAKKEDSSGMPTTAIVGLTVSAIALLALLCLCCCMYRANKAFSSNVRDDKPLLGLNHSDSSAASHKFSEGNPIDINKLGALPVKSEAVQNGNVKLSSSEVPNTDVHPAVYSSLTETMASSTGSAPVSKPSPPPVMPPAASTPPKAPSSTPQAPAPPSKPAPVLHAESSPLPSPKTAPPPKNAPPPNTAPPPSAAPPPKAAPPPPLPKSTGPAGPPPPAMPSSSKTRPPPPMKKSGKVDDGADFHEAKTKLKPFFWDKVTANANQSMVWDHIKSGSFQFNEDMIETLFGYNSADKTGSDGKKDLSSKDVPQFVRILDPKKAQNLAISLRALSVSPVEVCSAVKEDLIDTLLKWIPSNDEELRLRLYTGELTQLGPAEQFLKAIIDIPYVFQRLDALLFMSNLPEEASNVKQSFATLEVACQELTKSRLFLKLLEAVLKTGNRMNVGTFRGGAQAFKLDTLLKLSDVKGTDGKTTLLHFVVQEIIRSEGVRATRAAKEQSTSVSSMDTNDVTDGNDQQTEDDYKQLGLKVVSNLGDELQNVRKAAILDADQLAMSVASLGHKLVKTKEFLNTGMKSLDEDSGFHHKLKHFTEQSQTDVTFLLEEEKKIRSMVRSTVDYFHGSTGKDEGLRLFVVVRDFLTMLDKVCKEVKEASKVAPKKTKTHQPSQSSFNDPRRNLFPAIQDRRADSSSSISDEDD; this comes from the exons ATGAGGTGCTGCAGGAGGGAATGGCTCCTATCCTTGTGCCTCATCTCTATTCAGCTCCTCGCGCCACCGGTATTCGAGGGATTACTCGTTGGCGCACAGGGCTTGTCGCCGCCGGCCTTGACACCACCCCTTGTCAAACAAGTAGATGAAATG GTGGAACATGTATGGCTCACATGTGGCCTAGACAGGGGATCTCTTGAAGACGTTAGAAAACATTTCAATTATAACCATGTATTTGACATTCTCCGTATGGTCTCTGGAAAAGATACCAAGGACAACTCTGAAGACAACAGCAAAGCATTGTCTCCAGAAATTAAGAACACTTTGCTGAACTGCTTAAGCAAGCAGCCACTTGTCATTGCTGCACAGGAGAGCGCAAAAAACTTGCCTATTGATTATATCAAAATGCTTCTTGCCTCACTAAGAAGAGATGTGGCTCAGGGACCTCCAGGTGCAGCGGCAACTCCTGCTCCACCAGAAGCTGTGAAAACAACTCCATCACCTTCTCTAGGGGAACCTTCCTCACCAATACCAGACCAAAAACAAGATCCTTCGTCGGAAACATCACCTAAAGAAAAGACAGTGCCTCCAACAAAAATTTCAGTGGCCAAAAAGGAGGACAGTAGTGGCATGCCAACCACAGCTATCGTTGGTCTGACTGTGTCTGCTATAGCGTTGCTAGCTCTTCTCTGCTTATGCTGCTGTATGTACCGTGCAAACAAGGCCTTTTCATCCAATGTAAGGGATGATAAACCGCTTCTGGGTCTGAACCACAGTGATTCATCTG CTGCTTCTCATAAGTTTTCGGAAGGAAATCCAATTGATATCAACAAGCTGGGAGCACTGCCAGTGAAGTCAGAGGCTGTCCAAAATGGCAATGTCAAACTAAGCTCATCTGAAGTCCCTAACACCGATGTTCACCCAGCAGTCTACAGCAGTTTGACTGAGACAATGGCTTCTTCTACTGGTTCTGCCCCAGTATCGAAGCCATCACCTCCACCAGTTATGCCACCTGCAGCCTCTACACCTCCAAAGGCTCCTTCATCAACTCCTCAAGCACCTGCACCACCTTCAAAACCTGCTCCAGTTCTTCATGCAGAATCCTCACCACTACCTTCTCCAAAAACTGCACCTCCACCAAAAAATGCACCTCCGCCAAACACTGCACCTCCGCCGAGCGCTGCACCTCCACCAAAAGCTGCACCTCCACCGCCACTGCCAAAATCTACTGGCCCAGCTGGCCCACCACCTCCAGCAATGCCTAGTTCGTCAAAAACACGTCCACCGCCACCCATGAAGAAGTCAGGCAAGGTGGATGATGGTGCAGATTTTCATGAAgctaaaacaaaactcaagccCTTCTTTTGGGATAAAGTAACAGCAAATGCTAATCAATCCATGGTGTGGGATCACATAAAATCTGGATCATTCCA GTTCAATGAGGATATGATTGAAACCCTTTTTGGTTATAACTCTGCGGACAAAACAGGCAGCGATGGCAAAAAAGATTTATCATCAAAGGATGTTCCTCAGTTTGTGAGGATACTTGACCCTAAAAAGGCACAGAATCTGGCAATATCGTTGAGGGCTCTGAGTGTCTCACCTGTGGAAGTATGTAGTGCAGTTAAGGAAG ACTTGATAGACACCCTACTAAAGTGGATCCCAAGTAACGATGAGGAGCTTAGGCTTCGACTATACACTGGGGAACTCACTCAACTTGGTCCTGCGGAGCAATTCCTAAAAGCAATTATTGACATTCCATATGTTTTCCAACGCCTGGATGCATTACTTTTCATGTCCAATCTTCCAGAGGAAGCTTCAAATGTGAAGCAATCTTTTGCTACTTTAGAG GTAGCTTGCCAAGAGCTTACAAAGAGCCGCCTTTTTTTGAAGCTACTGGAAGCGGTCCTTAAGACAGGAAATCGGATGAATGTTGGCACTTTCCGTGGAGGAGCTCAGGCTTTTAAACTTGACACGCTCCTTAAGCTTTCTGATGTCAAAGGAACTGATGGGAAGACAACACTGTTGCATTTTGTTGTTCAAGAAATCATTCGTTCTGAAGGGGTTCGTGCTACACGGGCTGCAAAAGAGCAGAGCACCAGTGTATCAAGTATGGACACCAATGATGTTACTGATGGCAATGATCAGCAAACTGAAGATGATTACAAACAACTTGGACTGAAAGTGGTGTCCAATTTAGGTGATGAACTCCAAAATGTCAGGAAGGCAGCAATCCTAGATGCAGATCAATTGGCTATGTCGGTAGCAAGCCTTGGCCACAAGCTTGTCAAAACCAAAGAATTCCTGAACACGGGCATGAAAAGTTTGGATGAAGACAGCGGGTTTCACCACAAGCTTAAGCATTTCACTGAGCAGTCTCAGACTGATGTTACTTTCTTGCtagaggaagagaagaaaatacGGTCAATGGTCCGAAGCACAGTTGATTATTTTCACGGGAGTACAGGGAAGGACGAAGGCCTACGGTTATTTGTGGTGGTGCGAGATTTCCTCACAATGCTGGACAAGGTATGCAAAGAGGTGAAAGAAGCATCAAAAGTAGCTCCAAAGAAAACGAAGACCCATCAGCCATCCCAATCATCTTTCAATGATCCAAGGCGCAACCTATTCCCTGCAATTCAAGACCGGAGGGCAGACAGCTCAAGCTCAATTTCTGATGAGGACGACTAG
- the LOC117841986 gene encoding probable histone H2A.1: MAGRGKAIGAGAAKKATSRSSKAGLQFPVGRIARFLKAGKYAERVGAGAPVYLAAVLEYLAAEVLELAGNAARDNKKTRIVPRHIQLAVRNDEELTKLLGGATIASGGVMPNIHQHLLPKKAGSSKASSHDDDDN; the protein is encoded by the exons ATGGCGGGCCGTGGCAAGGCGatcggcgcgggcgcggcgaaGAAGGCGACGTCCAGGAGCTCCAAGGCCGGGCTCCAGTTCCCCGTCGGCAGGATCGCCAGGTTCCTCAAGGCCGGCAAGTACGCCGAGagggtcggcgccggcgcccccgtctacctcgccgccgtcctcgagtACCTCGCCGCTGAG gTCCTGGAGCTTGCTGGGAACGCTGCTCGCGACAACAAGAAGACCCGCATCGTGCCTCGCCACATCCAGCTGGCGGTCCGTAACGACGAGGAGCTGACGAAGCTACTCGGCGGTGCCACCATCGCGAGCGGTGGTGTGATGCCCAACATCCACCAGCACTTGCTCCCCAAGAAGGCCGGCTCGTCCAAGGCCTCcagccacgacgacgacgacaactgA
- the LOC117843146 gene encoding protein VASCULATURE COMPLEXITY AND CONNECTIVITY: MARVEAVIVCLLVLAMDVTAGVLGIHAEKAQSQGRHLRILFVECRQPVRRAYELGVAAAAVLAASHAIANAAGGCACSCSGDKLRRSSPNRQMASFALVLTWMILVVGLALLVLGALPNRKHKLAECGVVPRHRFLSIGGVLCFVHALFCVVYYASASAAAREERRPPPHA, encoded by the exons ATGGCGAGAGTGGAAGCCGTGATCGTCTGCCTCCTGGTCCTCGCCATGGACGTCACCGCCGGCGTGCTCGGGATCCACGCGGAGAAGGCTCAGAGCCAG GGGCGGCATCTTCGGATCCTGTTCGTCGAGTGCCGGCAGCCGGTGCGTCGGGCCTACGagctcggcgtcgcggcggccgcggtgctGGCGGCGTCGCACGCCATCGCcaacgccgccggcggctgcgcGTGCTCCTGCTCCGGCGACAAGCTCCGCCGTTCGTCACCCAACCGCCAGATGGCGTCCTTCGCCCTCGTCCTCACATG GATGATCCTCGTCGTCGGCCTCGcgctgctggtcctcggcgcGCTGCCCAACAGGAAGCACAAGCTGGCGGAGTGCGGAGTGGTGCCGCGCCACCGGTTCCTCTCCATCGGCGGCGTCCTCTGCTTCGTGCACGCGCTCTTCTGCGTCGTCTACTACGcctccgccagcgccgcggcgcgggaggaACGCCGCCCACCGCCACACGCGTAG
- the LOC117845336 gene encoding probable histone H2A.2, with translation MAGRGKAIGSGAAKKSMSRSSKAGLQFPVGRIARFLKAGKYAERVGAGAPVYLAAVLEYLAAEVLELAGNAARDNKKTRIVPRHIQLAVRNDEELSRLLGTVTIASGGVMPNIHNLLLPKKAGGGSAKAAAGDED, from the exons ATGGCCGGGAGAGGGAAGGCGATCGGCTCTGGCGCCGCCAAGAAGTCCATGTCCAGGAGCTCCAAGGCTGGGCTCCAGTTTCCCGTCGGCAGGATCGCCAGGTTCCTCAAGGCCGGCAAGTACGCCGAGAgggtcggcgccggcgcaccCGTCTACCTCGCCGCTGTGCTCGAGTATCTGGCTGCTGAG GTTCTTGAGCTGGCCGGGAACGCCGCGAGGGACAACAAGAAGACCCGTATCGTGCCGCGCCACATCCAGCTGGCCGTCCGCAACGACGAGGAGCTCTCCCGCCTGCTGGGCACGGTGACCATCGCCAGCGGTGGCGTCATGCCCAACATCCACAACCTGCTGCTCCCCAAGAAGGCTGGCGGAGGCAGCGCCAaggccgcggccggcgacgaggactaG
- the LOC117845704 gene encoding uncharacterized protein — MSIPRPARWRPPSNPQQPPIPSSNPYAAARNHNPTSCSDSEPSLPRNEVIRRLRVLREPVTLFGEDAAARVERLRLALKSSVIDDIDDLDMARGQTNDFLGDMIEMGKRQKFGRDAYAKSVGGGAGDGNGSRSGIDDADADKDSKRMKAKFDELCKEDKILVFFNALLNEWKQEVDGMSELEKRTANGKTKVARFNQSARYLGPLFEFCRKKILPDDIRQALLDIIECCMRHDYLLAMEQYIKLTIGNAPWPIGVTTVGIHECSAREKICTNSVAHIMNDETARRYLQSIKRLMTLCEPRYLTLP; from the exons ATGAGCATCCCAAGGCCGGCGCGCTGGCGGCCTCCCTCGAATCCGCAGCAGCCTCCGATCCCCAGCAGCAACCCGTACGCCGCAGCGCGAAATCATAACCCTACCTCCTGCTCCGACTCCGAGCCCAGCCTCCCGCGGAACGAGGTGATCCGGCGCCTCCGCGTGCTGCGTGAGCCCGTCACGCTGTTcggggaggacgccgccgcccgcgtcgaGCGCCTCAGGCTTGCGCTTAAGTCCAGCGTCATCGACGACATCGACGATCTGGACATGGCCCGTGGGCAGACCAACGACTTCCTTGGGGACATGATCGAGATGGGCAAGCGGCAAAAGTTCGGAAGGGACGCCTACGCCAAGAGTGTCGGCGGGGGTGCTGGTGATGGGAACGGCAGCAGGAGCGGGATTGACGATGCGGATGCCGACAAGGATTCGAAGAGGATGAAGGCCAAGTTTGATGAGCTTTGCAAGGAAGACAAGATTTTGGTGTTCTTCAACGCGCTGCTTAACGAGTGGAAGCAGGAGGTGGATGGCATGTCAGAGCTGGAGAAGCGGACAGCAAACGGGAAGACGAAGGTTGCGAGGTTCAACCAGTCCGCAAGATATCTCGGTCCCCTGTTCGAGTTCtgcaggaagaag ATTCTCCCTGATGACATCCGTCAAGCATTGCTTGATATAATCGAATGCTGCATGAGGCATGACTATCTACTAGCGATGGAGCAATACATCAAACTGACCATTGGCAATGCCCCATGGCCTATTGGGGTCACTACGGTCGGTATCCATGAGTGTTCTGCCCGAGAGAAGATATGCACAAATAGTGTCGCCCACATCATGAACGATGAGACCGCTCGTAGGTACCTTCAGTCAATCAAGAGGCTTATGACCCTTTGCGAGCCGCGTTATCTCACACTACCCTGA